A region of Vibrio chagasii DNA encodes the following proteins:
- a CDS encoding type VI secretion system baseplate subunit TssG has translation MKPFVQDLANQPEKYDFTQAMRRLEQLQAQSTTPFQIQLKSEAMPTGNPQEIQYFSLKGNKAKLRLAKQALSGVKGVIPNYIYEELLAAIHNEDHSLQDFLDVFNQRHYEITYRTNARRWLLVESEQNPKKTALLNHFAALGKEHKEYLQYSLLLSQQSRSLTTLKKILNDYFPYAIEVECKAFERRLLPADSLTRIGTDRDFNSRLGQGFLVGRTCLAHFNNLSIFVTPKNRNEFLEIQQDDQFAKAVLSLTQHYLKDSTPVAIYLNVKRSYLTRPRLSSKVSIAARLGEIDYLAPERSPNETVKILLL, from the coding sequence ATGAAGCCTTTCGTTCAAGATCTTGCTAATCAGCCTGAAAAGTATGACTTCACTCAGGCAATGAGACGATTGGAACAGTTACAAGCACAAAGCACCACACCGTTTCAGATTCAATTAAAGTCTGAAGCGATGCCAACTGGTAATCCCCAAGAGATTCAGTACTTCTCATTAAAAGGGAACAAGGCAAAGCTCAGATTGGCGAAACAAGCGCTTTCAGGCGTCAAAGGTGTCATACCCAATTATATTTACGAAGAGTTATTAGCGGCGATACACAATGAAGATCATTCGTTACAGGACTTTTTGGATGTGTTCAATCAGCGACACTATGAGATTACCTATCGAACCAATGCTCGACGTTGGTTATTAGTAGAAAGTGAGCAAAACCCAAAAAAGACAGCCTTGTTAAACCACTTTGCAGCGCTTGGGAAAGAGCACAAAGAGTACCTGCAATACTCGCTTCTTTTGAGCCAGCAGAGCCGCAGTTTGACTACGTTGAAGAAGATCCTGAATGACTATTTCCCCTATGCCATTGAAGTGGAGTGCAAAGCGTTTGAAAGACGTTTATTGCCAGCAGACTCGCTAACTCGGATTGGTACAGATCGTGATTTTAATAGTCGCTTAGGCCAAGGCTTTTTAGTCGGGAGAACCTGTCTCGCTCACTTCAATAATCTGAGTATTTTTGTGACCCCGAAAAACCGTAACGAGTTTCTCGAGATCCAACAAGATGACCAATTTGCTAAAGCCGTATTGTCTTTAACGCAGCATTACTTAAAAGACAGCACACCAGTTGCCATTTATTTGAACGTTAAACGTTCGTACTTAACCAGACCGCGTTTATCAAGCAAGGTTTCTATAGCCGCTCGATTAGGTGAAATCGACTACCTTGCACCTGAACGTAGCCCTAATGAGACCGTAAAGATTTTGCTTTTGTAG
- the tssF gene encoding type VI secretion system baseplate subunit TssF — MTEPIMRYFEQELAFVRRSLGQFGQEYPTHAEKLNIHQGKIEDPSMARLLDGVALLNAKVEKKLSEQLPEVIEGILGVLYPSYIQTVPSVAYLELLAEDGPIESSTLPKGSLFSSTNTKNECLFRTVDELKISPFSLSNIKALSAPFSFNRPKTASQSNAVVQISLSTGDPETHFSHLELNDLDFFVKGFENNADSLVELLLNNTLSISISDSECAQHVTLDSHQLKNRISDLEFKFLPEHGNQFTGYQLINEFFFFKEKRQFFRLKNFAKYASQFDESEIVINLFMSSLPSEFIRLFNKDVIKLNVMPAVNLFEQTGEPISYDHRTLSVPVNADAHSDNNIEIIEIQDVYEITPNGEIPLVPLFKEKYAHNQRYDYWQSKHNHFGEMSIAISLSDTPTAEFSKLLGTRLLCTNGKQACGVSGTLECLESIDLPGDFSPIYPPSAPITKEVDQNVHWEFISLLNTNFSSLVQSSNPVADLKHMLSLCSREQVSSAEIQMIHSITFNSQVSAIRVLGKNVFSPGTEIELTLDATGPYLAFADVLNRFFQQFCSFDRYIQLKIRIYGRDGIVKKYPKIHGSQLCL, encoded by the coding sequence CGGTGTTGCCCTTTTGAATGCAAAAGTCGAAAAGAAACTCTCGGAGCAGTTACCAGAAGTCATCGAAGGGATTCTCGGTGTTTTGTACCCTTCGTACATTCAAACCGTACCGAGCGTTGCGTACCTTGAGCTGCTAGCCGAAGATGGTCCCATTGAATCCAGTACTTTGCCAAAAGGTTCACTGTTTTCGAGCACCAACACCAAAAACGAGTGCCTATTCAGGACCGTTGATGAATTGAAAATCTCGCCGTTTAGCCTAAGTAACATTAAAGCTTTAAGCGCCCCATTTAGTTTCAACAGGCCCAAAACAGCCAGTCAAAGTAACGCTGTTGTCCAAATATCACTCAGCACTGGTGATCCAGAAACTCACTTCAGTCACTTGGAACTCAATGACCTAGACTTCTTCGTCAAAGGCTTTGAGAACAACGCAGACTCTCTCGTTGAATTGCTACTCAACAACACCTTGTCGATTTCGATCTCTGATAGTGAATGCGCTCAACACGTCACCCTTGATAGCCACCAGCTAAAGAATCGAATCAGCGACCTAGAATTTAAGTTTCTACCCGAGCACGGCAATCAGTTCACTGGCTACCAACTGATCAACGAATTCTTCTTTTTCAAGGAGAAGCGTCAGTTCTTTAGGCTCAAGAACTTCGCGAAATACGCGAGCCAGTTTGATGAATCGGAAATCGTGATCAACTTATTTATGTCTTCACTGCCGTCCGAATTCATCCGCTTGTTCAATAAAGATGTTATCAAGCTAAATGTTATGCCTGCGGTTAATCTGTTTGAGCAAACCGGTGAGCCTATTTCTTACGACCATCGAACTCTTTCAGTTCCCGTCAATGCCGATGCTCATAGCGACAACAATATCGAAATCATTGAGATTCAAGATGTTTACGAAATCACACCTAATGGAGAAATCCCATTAGTCCCTCTCTTTAAAGAGAAATATGCTCATAATCAGCGATACGATTATTGGCAAAGTAAACACAATCACTTTGGTGAAATGAGCATTGCGATATCACTTTCAGATACGCCAACGGCTGAATTCAGCAAGCTACTTGGTACGCGCTTACTGTGTACAAATGGTAAGCAAGCCTGCGGTGTGAGTGGCACTTTAGAATGCCTAGAGAGCATTGATTTACCTGGTGATTTTTCCCCTATTTATCCACCTTCAGCACCAATCACTAAGGAAGTTGATCAGAATGTTCACTGGGAATTTATCAGCTTATTGAACACCAACTTTTCGTCTTTAGTGCAGTCAAGCAACCCTGTAGCCGACCTTAAACACATGCTGAGCTTATGCAGCCGAGAGCAAGTATCAAGTGCTGAAATTCAGATGATTCACTCAATTACGTTTAATTCGCAAGTTTCTGCGATTCGTGTGCTGGGTAAAAACGTCTTCTCACCCGGTACCGAAATTGAATTAACTTTGGATGCAACAGGTCCCTACTTGGCATTTGCTGATGTACTAAACCGTTTCTTCCAACAATTTTGTAGTTTTGACCGATACATTCAACTCAAGATCCGCATCTATGGCCGAGATGGTATCGTCAAAAAGTACCCTAAAATCCATGGTAGCCAATTGTGTTTGTAA